The following proteins are encoded in a genomic region of Iodidimonas sp. SYSU 1G8:
- a CDS encoding TIGR02281 family clan AA aspartic protease, giving the protein MADYRYDPDGDEPGGQGGCFWAVIFLLGIVGIVVALLVAFPDAPGVTFEWPRLVYLLLLLSVVGVSMAGVFRANPGRTLRHVAIWMAIVASLALLYSFRHEFGMARDRVTGNLAPARGVANTTTDGTREVTLFAQSDGHFYAQVEVEGKEILFMVDTGASDIALSRKDADRLGLSPSEREFTRIYQTANGTMRGAPVTLDSVAIGPIDVRNVAASVAEGDMGVSLLGMSFLNRLSGYQVTGDRLTLRQ; this is encoded by the coding sequence ATGGCGGACTATCGATACGATCCCGACGGCGATGAGCCCGGCGGGCAGGGCGGCTGCTTCTGGGCCGTCATCTTCCTGCTCGGGATCGTCGGCATCGTCGTCGCCCTGCTCGTCGCGTTCCCCGACGCTCCCGGCGTCACCTTCGAATGGCCTAGACTGGTCTATCTACTCTTGCTGTTGTCGGTCGTCGGCGTCAGCATGGCGGGCGTGTTCCGGGCCAACCCGGGCCGCACGTTGCGCCACGTCGCGATCTGGATGGCCATCGTCGCCAGCCTGGCGCTGCTCTACTCGTTTCGGCACGAATTCGGCATGGCGCGCGATCGGGTGACGGGCAATCTGGCGCCGGCCCGCGGTGTCGCGAACACCACCACCGACGGCACCCGCGAGGTGACGCTTTTTGCCCAGTCCGACGGGCATTTCTACGCGCAGGTCGAAGTGGAGGGGAAGGAGATCCTGTTCATGGTCGATACCGGCGCCAGTGACATCGCCCTGTCGCGCAAGGATGCCGACAGACTGGGCCTTTCGCCGTCTGAGCGCGAGTTTACCCGCATCTACCAGACCGCCAACGGCACCATGCGCGGCGCGCCGGTGACGCTGGACAGCGTCGCCATCGGCCCCATCGACGTGCGCAACGTGGCCGCCTCCGTCGCCGAGGGCGACATGGGCGTCTCGCTGCTCGGCATGAGTTTCCTCAACCGTCTGTCCGGCTATCAGGTGACCGGCGACCGCCTGACCCTGCGGCAATGA
- a CDS encoding PQQ-binding-like beta-propeller repeat protein gives MIGLQEGLRAARRFTLAAVIAAGLAACGDDTAPPAPEQAAANDPGFSVDRSASESMERLVEARKAREAMPGRAIFKETCAACHEGGMPKAPHESMISMMTPEAILRALTTGVMKDEAAGLSEEQKVQVAEYLAGKHMGEVKMLEPQLCHADRSVFDYADTPVGRNWGLQESNTRLIPASAKPLAKTDFATLKLKWAFAYPGANRARSQPSLAGGAVHVGAQNGKVYALDQQTGCLRWTFEASGEVRTAIVIEPWTSGDKAARPRAFFGDILGNVYAINALDGTLIWRDRPDDHPNATITGSPSYHEGRLYVPVSSLETGPPTDPKYECCKFRGSVVAYDAADGKKVWQTYTIDQEPALTGKNRSGTDNYGPSGAAVWNSPALDLKRRQLYFGTAENLSSPATLTSDAIFALDMDTGKVKWTFQGTANDAWNGACDTVNDDNCPMENGPDFDFGAATMLVTLSDGRDLVVGGQKSGEVHALDPATGKVVWQNQVGRGAIQGGVHFGMAAEGDLLFVGINDAPDGRTYKEEGRPGLFALDMKTGEFAWKQPYTGAGCAGREFCHAGISQAVTAAPGIVLAGSMDGVLRIHDSRTGEIVWQHDTAPPVITVSGEQAHGGSFGGSSGPVTANGMLFANSGYGLYFHMPGNVMLVFGKD, from the coding sequence ATGATCGGTCTTCAGGAAGGATTGCGCGCCGCCCGGCGTTTTACCCTGGCGGCGGTGATCGCGGCCGGTCTCGCGGCGTGCGGCGATGATACCGCGCCGCCCGCGCCCGAGCAGGCGGCGGCGAACGATCCCGGCTTCAGCGTCGACCGGAGCGCCAGCGAAAGCATGGAGCGGCTGGTCGAGGCGCGGAAGGCGCGTGAGGCCATGCCGGGCCGGGCCATCTTCAAGGAGACCTGCGCGGCCTGTCACGAGGGCGGCATGCCCAAGGCGCCCCACGAATCCATGATCTCCATGATGACGCCCGAAGCGATCCTGCGGGCGCTGACGACCGGCGTGATGAAGGACGAAGCCGCGGGGCTGAGCGAGGAGCAGAAGGTGCAAGTCGCCGAATATCTCGCCGGCAAGCACATGGGCGAAGTAAAGATGCTGGAGCCACAGTTGTGCCATGCGGACAGGTCTGTATTTGATTATGCGGACACTCCCGTGGGGCGTAACTGGGGGCTGCAGGAAAGCAATACGCGTCTGATTCCGGCATCCGCGAAGCCGCTGGCGAAGACGGATTTCGCCACGTTGAAGCTGAAATGGGCATTCGCCTATCCGGGCGCGAACCGCGCGCGCTCCCAGCCCAGTCTGGCGGGCGGCGCGGTGCATGTCGGCGCCCAGAACGGCAAGGTCTACGCGCTCGACCAGCAGACCGGCTGTCTGCGCTGGACGTTCGAGGCCTCGGGCGAGGTGCGTACCGCCATCGTCATCGAGCCGTGGACCAGCGGCGACAAGGCCGCGCGGCCGCGCGCTTTCTTCGGCGACATTCTCGGCAATGTCTATGCGATCAACGCGCTCGACGGCACGCTGATCTGGCGCGACAGGCCCGACGACCATCCCAACGCCACCATCACGGGCTCGCCTTCCTATCACGAGGGCCGCCTCTACGTGCCGGTCTCCTCGCTGGAGACGGGGCCGCCGACCGACCCGAAATATGAATGCTGCAAGTTCCGGGGCTCGGTCGTGGCCTATGACGCCGCGGACGGCAAGAAGGTCTGGCAGACCTACACCATCGACCAGGAACCGGCGCTGACCGGCAAGAACCGCTCCGGCACCGACAATTATGGCCCGTCCGGCGCGGCGGTGTGGAACAGCCCGGCGCTCGATCTCAAGCGCCGCCAGCTCTATTTCGGCACGGCCGAAAACCTGTCCTCGCCCGCCACCCTGACCAGCGATGCCATCTTCGCGCTCGATATGGACACGGGAAAGGTGAAGTGGACGTTCCAGGGCACGGCCAACGACGCGTGGAACGGCGCATGCGACACGGTCAATGACGATAACTGCCCCATGGAGAACGGTCCGGATTTCGACTTCGGCGCGGCCACCATGCTGGTCACGCTGAGCGACGGGCGCGACCTCGTGGTCGGCGGCCAGAAGTCCGGCGAGGTCCATGCGCTGGATCCGGCGACCGGGAAAGTCGTCTGGCAGAACCAGGTCGGGCGCGGCGCCATTCAGGGCGGCGTGCACTTCGGCATGGCGGCGGAAGGCGACCTCCTGTTCGTCGGCATCAACGATGCGCCGGACGGGCGGACCTACAAGGAAGAGGGACGGCCCGGCCTGTTCGCCCTCGACATGAAGACTGGTGAATTCGCCTGGAAGCAGCCTTACACCGGCGCCGGCTGCGCGGGACGCGAATTCTGCCATGCCGGCATCTCGCAGGCCGTCACCGCCGCGCCGGGCATCGTGCTGGCTGGCTCCATGGATGGCGTGCTGCGTATTCATGACAGTCGGACGGGCGAGATCGTCTGGCAGCATGACACCGCGCCCCCGGTGATCACCGTCTCGGGCGAGCAGGCCCATGGCGGGTCGTTCGGCGGCTCCTCCGGACCGGTCACGGCGAATGGAATGCTGTTCGCCAACTCGGGCTATGGTCTATATTTCCATATGCCCGGTAATGTGATGCTGGTTTTCGGCAAGGACTAG
- a CDS encoding thioesterase family protein, producing MTAPPSGHEGLNQRAAFAAWSDVQVRYRDLDMMGHVNHAVIVTFFESARMSVMGDLERLAGTGFVLADVHVRYLAEIHLGAAVEIGTCVTRVGTSSFTLGQGLFVGDACAATCLGTEVFIDLAARRGTPLPAAYRAVLERHGRR from the coding sequence ATGACAGCCCCGCCGAGCGGTCACGAGGGACTGAACCAGCGCGCCGCCTTCGCGGCGTGGAGCGATGTCCAGGTGCGCTACCGGGATCTCGACATGATGGGCCATGTGAATCACGCGGTCATCGTCACCTTCTTCGAATCCGCGCGCATGAGCGTGATGGGCGACCTGGAGCGTCTCGCGGGCACCGGCTTCGTGCTGGCGGACGTCCATGTGCGCTATCTCGCCGAGATTCACCTGGGCGCCGCCGTCGAGATCGGCACCTGCGTGACGCGGGTCGGCACCAGCTCGTTCACCCTCGGCCAGGGCCTGTTCGTCGGCGACGCCTGCGCCGCGACCTGCCTGGGCACCGAAGTGTTCATCGATCTGGCCGCCCGCCGCGGCACGCCTCTGCCCGCGGCGTACCGCGCGGTGCTGGAGCGCCACGGGCGCCGCTGA